A single Pristis pectinata isolate sPriPec2 chromosome 6, sPriPec2.1.pri, whole genome shotgun sequence DNA region contains:
- the LOC127571313 gene encoding ankyrin repeat domain-containing protein 10-like codes for MGFHISSMSGTELKSTRFQTGADEERQYRTAPNYNYKWTDLHCEASRGNFERLQALLRVAGEDQINKKDYYGKSPLYWAAYKGQRACIELLLEYGADANSQCKHGATPLHAVIGLFPDCALLLIQNGADVDLPDNWGVTPMYLAACSGQLDCLRLLVLSGAKITYRNKNTGEAPKQLASKTNFLSWIDGYRKNPPSLKQPVG; via the exons ATGGGATTTCATATTAGCTCCATGTCCGGGACGGAACTGAAAAGCACCAGATTTCAGACAGGTGCAGATGAGGAAAGACAGTATCGCACAGCTCCCAATTACAACTACAAATGGACTGATCTGCACTGTGAGGCAAGCCGAGGGAACTTTGAAAGGCTACAGGCCTTGCTCCGTGTTGCAG GTGAGGATCAGATCAATAAGAAGGATTACTATGGCAAGAGCCCCCTCTACTGGGCTGCCTATAAAGGGCAGCGAGCTTGCATCGAGTTACTACTGGAATATGGTGCAGATGCCAACAGTCAGTGTAAACATGGGGCAACCCCACTCCATGCAGTAATTGGGCTGTTTCCTGATTGCGCTCTGCTGCTCATACAG AATGGAGCAGATGTAGATCTTCCTGACAATTGGGGTGTGACACCAATGTACCTGGCTGCCTGCAGTGGACAACTTGACTGTTTGCGGCTACTTGTcctatctggagcaaaaatcacaTACAGAAATAAG AACACTGGAGAGGCCCCCAAGCAATTGGCTTCCAAGACCAACTTTCTGTCCTGGATAGATGGTTATCGGAAGAACCCACCATCATTGAAGCAACCTGTCGGCTGA